A single region of the Agromyces sp. Leaf222 genome encodes:
- the fusA gene encoding elongation factor G: MAQDVLTDLSKVRNIGIMAHIDAGKTTTTERILFYTGVNHKIGETHDGASTTDWMEQEKERGITITSAAVTCYWNKNQINIIDTPGHVDFTVEVERSLRVLDGAVAVFDGKEGVEPQSETVWRQADKYNVPRICFVNKMDKLGADFYYTVDTIVSRLGAKPLVLQLPIGSESQFEGVVDLIEMRALTWRGDAKGDVEMGAKYAIEEIPADLVEKAAEYRTALLEVVAETSDDLMEKYFGGEELTVAEIKAAIRKLTVNSEIYPVLCGSAFKNRGVQPMLDAVIDFLPSPLDVPAIEAHDARDEEKVVMRHADASEPFTALAFKVAVHPFFGRLTYVRVYSGRLDSGAQVINSTKGKKERIGKIFQMHANKEIPIDSVTAGNIYAVIGLKDTTTGDTLSDPNNQVVLESMTFPEPVIEVAIEPKTKADQEKLGTAIQKLAEEDPTFRTEQNQETGQTVIKGMGELHLDILVDRMKREFNVEANVGKPQVAYRETIKRSVEKHDYTHKKQTGGSGQFAKIQFALEPLEVTADQTYLFENKTSGGRVPREYIPSVDAGFQDAMQYGILAGYPMVGVRASLLDGAAHDVDSSEMAFKIAGSMGFKEAARKANPVLLEPLMAVEVRTPEEYMGDVIGDLNSRRGQIQSMEDASGVKVIRANVPLSEMFGYIGDLRSKTSGRAVYSMTFDSYAEVPKAVADEIVQKNKGE; the protein is encoded by the coding sequence GTGGCACAAGACGTGCTCACCGACCTGAGCAAGGTCCGCAACATCGGCATCATGGCCCACATCGATGCCGGCAAGACCACCACCACTGAGCGCATCCTGTTCTACACGGGCGTGAACCACAAGATCGGCGAGACCCACGACGGCGCCTCGACGACCGACTGGATGGAGCAGGAGAAGGAGCGCGGCATCACGATCACGTCTGCCGCCGTGACCTGCTACTGGAACAAGAACCAGATCAACATCATCGACACCCCCGGCCACGTGGACTTCACGGTCGAGGTCGAGCGTTCGCTCCGCGTGCTCGACGGTGCGGTCGCCGTCTTCGACGGCAAGGAGGGCGTCGAGCCCCAGTCCGAGACCGTGTGGCGTCAGGCCGACAAGTACAACGTCCCGCGCATCTGCTTCGTCAACAAGATGGACAAGCTCGGCGCCGACTTCTACTACACGGTCGACACGATCGTCAGCCGTCTGGGCGCCAAGCCGCTCGTGCTGCAGCTCCCGATCGGTTCCGAGTCGCAGTTCGAGGGCGTCGTCGACCTCATCGAGATGCGCGCACTCACGTGGCGCGGCGACGCAAAGGGTGACGTCGAGATGGGCGCCAAGTACGCCATCGAGGAGATCCCCGCCGACCTCGTCGAGAAGGCCGCGGAGTACCGCACGGCCCTGCTCGAGGTCGTCGCCGAGACGAGCGACGACCTGATGGAGAAGTACTTCGGCGGCGAGGAGCTCACCGTCGCCGAGATCAAGGCTGCGATCCGCAAGCTCACGGTCAACTCGGAGATCTACCCGGTCCTCTGCGGTTCCGCGTTCAAGAACCGCGGCGTGCAGCCGATGCTCGACGCCGTCATCGACTTCCTCCCGTCGCCGCTCGACGTCCCGGCCATCGAGGCCCACGACGCCCGCGACGAAGAGAAGGTCGTCATGCGTCACGCCGACGCGAGCGAGCCGTTCACGGCCCTCGCGTTCAAGGTCGCGGTGCACCCGTTCTTCGGTCGCCTCACCTACGTGCGCGTCTACTCCGGCCGCCTCGACAGCGGCGCCCAGGTCATCAACTCGACCAAGGGCAAGAAGGAGCGCATCGGCAAGATCTTCCAGATGCACGCCAACAAGGAGATCCCGATCGATTCGGTGACCGCCGGCAACATCTACGCCGTCATCGGCCTGAAGGACACCACGACCGGTGACACCCTGTCCGACCCGAACAACCAGGTCGTGCTCGAGTCGATGACCTTCCCCGAGCCCGTCATCGAGGTCGCCATCGAGCCGAAGACGAAGGCCGACCAGGAGAAGCTGGGCACCGCGATCCAGAAGCTCGCCGAGGAAGACCCGACGTTCCGCACCGAGCAGAACCAGGAGACCGGTCAGACGGTCATCAAGGGCATGGGCGAGCTGCACCTCGACATCCTCGTCGACCGCATGAAGCGCGAGTTCAACGTCGAGGCCAACGTGGGCAAGCCCCAGGTCGCGTACCGCGAGACGATCAAGCGCTCGGTCGAGAAGCACGACTACACCCACAAGAAGCAGACGGGTGGTTCGGGTCAGTTCGCGAAGATCCAGTTCGCGCTCGAGCCCCTCGAGGTCACGGCCGACCAGACCTACCTCTTCGAGAACAAGACCTCCGGCGGACGCGTCCCCCGCGAGTACATCCCTTCGGTCGATGCCGGATTCCAGGACGCCATGCAGTACGGCATCCTGGCCGGTTACCCGATGGTCGGCGTCAGGGCGAGCCTGCTCGACGGCGCCGCACACGACGTCGACTCCTCGGAGATGGCGTTCAAGATCGCCGGCTCGATGGGCTTCAAGGAAGCCGCTCGGAAGGCGAACCCGGTTCTGCTCGAGCCGCTCATGGCCGTCGAGGTGCGCACCCCTGAGGAATACATGGGTGATGTCATCGGCGACCTGAACTCGCGCCGCGGTCAGATCCAGTCCATGGAGGACGCGAGCGGCGTGAAGGTCATTCGCGCCAACGTGCCCCTGTCGGAGATG